Proteins encoded together in one Lathyrus oleraceus cultivar Zhongwan6 chromosome 5, CAAS_Psat_ZW6_1.0, whole genome shotgun sequence window:
- the LOC127081819 gene encoding uncharacterized mitochondrial protein AtMg00810-like, protein MDQSLYRKMIGSLLYLTASRPDITFVVRVCARYQSEPKMTHITQVKRILKYINGTSEYRMLYSHNENSLLIRYYGADWADSADDRKNTYGGCFFLGNNLISWFSKKQNSVSLSTAETEYIGAGSSCSHMIWMKQMLEENNVP, encoded by the coding sequence ATGGATCAAAGTCTGTACAGGAAAATGATTGGTAGTCTGCTTTATCTCACAGCTAGCAGACCTGACATTACATTTGTTGTAAGAGTCTGTGCTAGATATCAATCTGAACCTAAAATGACTCACATTACTCAAGTGAAAAGGATTCTGAAGTATATCAATGGAACCAGTGAATATAGAATGTTGTATTCTCACAATGAAAACTCCTTACTAATAAGATATTATGGTGCAGATTGGGCAGACAGTGCTGATGATAGAAAAAACACTTATGGAGGATGTTTCTTTTTGGGAaataatctcatatcttggttcagtAAGAAGCAAAATAGTGTGTCCTTATCTACAGCTGAGACTGAATATATTGGTGCAGGAAGTAGTTGCTCGCATATgatttggatgaaacaaatgttagAAGAAAACAATGTCCCGTAA